The following are encoded together in the Candidatus Atribacteria bacterium genome:
- a CDS encoding HypC/HybG/HupF family hydrogenase formation chaperone, whose translation MCLAIPGKIKKIFNDHTAEIEIGGIIKNISIDLVPHAVMGDYVLLHAGFAIEVIDQRKALEIFKAWEGKLD comes from the coding sequence ATGTGTTTAGCTATACCGGGAAAAATAAAAAAAATATTTAATGACCATACTGCTGAAATAGAAATAGGCGGGATCATAAAGAATATCAGCATAGATCTTGTTCCTCATGCTGTAATGGGCGATTATGTACTTTTGCATGCTGGTTTTGCTATCGAAGTGATTGATCAGAGAAAAGCTTTAGAAATATTTAAAGCTTGGGAGGGAAAATTAGATTGA